The DNA window TAGCTTGCTATTGGTGAGCATACACTCTTTCAGGCAAGTGTCCAAGAAGTCTACATGGTCTTGCATCAGCTCGTCTACCGTCCGATTGACTCCGGATTTCCTGTCAAAAGTGTCGTCCTTGGCTTTCAAACGGGACATGAACTTTGTCCAATTTGGTTCGATTACTTCTGCAGTGCAGAAATACAGGACCTGCTGGACGTAGATGAGCATTCTCGCTCGCAGCGTCGAGGCTCGTCGCTTCCAGGTCTCGAGCTCTTGGTTGACGCCCTTGTGGGCCCAGGTCACGCTCTTTGTATGTGTCTGCCAGGTCGACGACAGTTGAGACTCCAGGGTGCgtagagagagcaagaaacGGAAGAGTGCTTGGTAACGCCACACGGTCTTGCGGCTGATCACCAGAGAGACTGGGAAAGGAACCGAGTAGTCGAGCTGAAGAGATGTAAAGCCAGTCGCGTTCTTATCCGGTTCAATGGGCGGTTGGTTAGTAACAGGCTGCATCACTTGGCCTGACTCGATTCCTGTGATGTTTACAACCCGCTggagattgttgatgagggTAATCTCGTTCATCTCCACCTTTACATCCTCTTTGAAAGGGTCAAGCGAGGCCACAGTCCCCGGCTGGCGCAGAACTATATCCAGCAGAGACTGCAGCTTGCTTGTGTTGACCGATTTGACGGGCTTCCTCAACTCTGATGAGCCAAGCTCGAGGAAGTATGAAAACGAGTCTGACGGATCGAGGAAGAAGTAATGTTTGAGCGAGCGCAGTCTCAACGGTAGCTCATGCGTGGTAAGTAGCAGCTGCATGAGAGACTCGTTGGCATGAGCATAGGCATTATTGACATTCTCAAGGAACCGTTTGTCGTCGAATGAGGTTGGTAGCTCCGTCACTATTTTGCTCACGTCCACTCCGCCACATTCGCGAACGACGTTGAGATATTTTCCAGCCAGCAGTACCTTTTCCTTGACGCCCTCCAGCTGCGGCGGTACATCTTGATCACGGATGGTATATCTCCTCTCCCAGTACTCGTCGATATAATCTCGCTCGAGCCTCTCTCGTCCTATGCTCTTCTGTTCCCTAATCATAAACTCGGAGTGAGGATCGTGAATACTGCCATGGTGCAGCCACTCGttcagcatcttcatatATGGTCGACTCGCGTCCCGCAATAATGATGTCAATAGTGATCGGGCAGCCGGGTCACCGCCCATCGACTCTAACCTTGAGGCTAGCAAGCCCAAAACCCCGCCGCCCTTGCAGACTTTCAGAGCTTTAGAACTTCCAGGAACGAGATCTCCGCCCTCAGCAAGCCTCTCGAGGACTTTTTCGTAGTCGTCTatatcatcgtcatcttcctcgtcgctTTCATCGTCCAGCAGCgcgttcttcttcaagaGCTCTTGTGCCATGGCGTAAAGGTGGGACAGCATCTGGCATGTGGGCAGTGTGTGTATGTGGAGGACATGGACGGTGAATGATTCGCTCGTCAGAAATTGTGTTTCCAGTTGAGCAATCATGACCAGGTAGTCCTGCAGGCACTTTCTTACGGAAGCGCACAGCGCATGATTGACCGCGCCGAACTCTTCCCGACTCTGCACGTCGACAAAGGCTTCCAACGCTGAGTAGTAGGTGGCCATTTTCAGCATGGACTTTGTCAAATCGTGCAAGCTAGGGTCAAGACCTGGCAGGATCCGAAATGGCGGCCCGGACAGTCGATCTCTCTCCTCGTGAGGAGTATAGCCCCTAGCATATCGAATGTACTGCCCCTCGTAGCCCATGAAAACATATAATAAATCTTCCACAATAGCTGCCTCCTGAGCCTCCAGCGTTAACTCGTTCAGgggctttggctgcggcgCGAACGGAATCGCGAACGCAATGGGAGGTATTGATATCCGCGAAGCAAGGGCGGCAGAAGTATGCGGCAGAAGCGTCGCCTCGGGGTTCCAGGTAGCTGGTCATTCAAAGTGTTAGCTCTATATaacagaacaaaaaaaaaatgtccaGCGTGTATAAACAAtctcgtctctcgtctcgcttcaataaaagagaaaaaaggtaGATCGTACCTGGAGGCGTCTCTGCCCGCATCTCTCTCTGCCGCAGATCAGTAGACGATTTCTGTCTGCGCATCTCCGCCGGCCTCTTCTCcggaggctgctgctgctgctgttgctgcgacTGTTGCAGCGTCGACCGTCTTTGCGGCTGCTTCACAGGGCTGTTCGTCCGCGAAACCACCCGCTCCACGTGAGCTTCAAAGGCCCTCTCGGTGACTTTGCGCTCCTCGTAGCGCCGCTCGTCCTTGGCTCTGCCCGCGGCCCTCGCATTGCCTGCTGGCGACGATCGCTTCTGTGATTCGTTGCTGCCGAATGGGCCCGCCTCTGCATTCTTTGCATCCGCCGCGACCCTTCGCAGGTTTCCATTGGCTCCGGGAACCCGGGATCGCTCGTCAGCAAAGACGCTGGCGCGGCTGGATGCCCTCGTTCTTACGCCAGACATATCGCGGGTTCTAGCTACATCCGAAGCTGGTGTGTAAATGGACGTGCCCGCCTCGTGCTGTCACTTCGGGCCAGGCTCGGTGAGAAAATTGAAGGAAATTGTCATATAAAACACGCCTCCCGCACTTCTATCATGGAGAATTGTTACCAAGTTTCTTCGTCTCGTTGTTTGTGGTGCTGTGTCCGTCACAAGTTTTGGCCAATGCTGGGTATAAGTTGATTGTGGCTTGTATGTCATAAAGAGCAGGCAGCTTAAGCTTGCACCGCTATTGACTGGCCATAGTGGGGTGAAACACGGCCATCAGGCGCGTCGCGGTTGCCAGTTCCATTGCGCCGGAATAACATTGACCGCGCCTccggctgcagctctgctctCGTTGTGGCGCCAGCTGTGGCGGTGCGCTCGAAGCGGCGTGCTTTGCTGCCTCACCCCACCAGGAGGTACCTACGGATTGCGTACCTGTGCTGGAGGTAGCTGGATGCGTAGGCCCAGTGTTTGCCTGATAGCAgcaaacaccaacaccagcttCGTCTTTCTCTCAGCCTTTCCTTGCAGCCTCACCATCCCTCCCCTCTGCCATTCTTTCTCGCCGCTTGATACTCTCACTGGCACTCTAGGCCAAATCCACAATCCACACAATCCGCCAAGATGTTTATGGCAAGATCTGAATACGGCAAGCATCTCTTCCCCCCGCGCCCTCATcttccctcccctccccGTTGCTGAAGCTCTTGGCAAAAACGCACAcgaagaggcagatgcatcttgaaaaggaagaaacagGCCTGCAGTCATATAGATGCACCAACACACGGCCAAATCACTCAAGATGCTCTGTGCTAACTGCATTCTCTCCCACCTCCAGATCGGGGTATCAACACCTTCTCCCCCGAAGGCCGTCTCTTCCAGGTCGAATACTCTCTCGAGGCAATCAAGCTCGGCTCCACCGCCATCGGCATCGCCACCTCCGAAGGCGTCATCCTGGGCGTCGAAAAGCGAGTCacctcctccctcctcgaAACCTCCTCCGTCGAGAAGATTGTCGAGATCGACCGCCACATTGGCTGCGCCATGTCCGGTCTCCAGGCCGACGCCCGGTCCATGGTTGAGCACGCCCGCGTCGAGTGCCAGAGCCACGCCTTCAACTACAACGAGTCTCTGAGTGTTGAGAGCTGCACACAGGCCATCTGCGACCTCGCCCTGCGCTTCGGCGAGGGTGCTGACGGAGAGGAGACCATCATGAGCCGGCCCTTTGGCGTTGCGCTTCTCATTGCGGGCTTCGACGAGAACGGACCCCAATTGTTCCACGCAGAACCCAGTGGCACTTTTTATCGATTCGATGCCAAGGCCATAGGATCAGGCTCGGAGGGAGCTCAGGCAGAGCTGCAGAACGAATACCACAAGGTCAGCTTCCTCACTTATACAACATACTAGACTATACCGAGACAGCCCGCTAACGAGCACATATTGATAGTCTTTAACAATTGCCGATGCAGAGACCCTGGTTCTCAAGACGCTGAAACAAGtaatggaagagaagctggactCCAAAAACGTGCAGCTAGCCAGTGTCACCAAAGACAAGGGCTTCAGAATATACacagatgatgagatggccGCAGTTGTCGATCGACTACCATCAAACTAATCAACTATCAAATGCATAACGAGAATAGAAAATAATTGCATTGCAgactcttttcctttcccatCACTCAAGTAGCCAAGTGAATGGGTGCGTGCCAAGGGTCACTCGGATAAGCTCCATACATATGTCATTATGACTATCTAAGTGGTCGTGGCATCATACATAACATCATACAATAAACTcttaaaaagaaacagaataCAATTCTTAGAATGCAAAACAAAATCATCGCAGTTGTGTCGCAATTGTGCTGATTTTTCTCATCATTAAATTTCTCACACcagttataaaaaaaaaacctctCCTACCATTTGCCACTTTCGTCAAGCCATACCCTCCTTTTTCGCCCTGAACAAACTCTCATTACTCCTTCCTAAATGCTTCAACAAAAAATCCGTTTCAAAAATCCCTTCAAAATGAACGCTGCATTGTATCTCAGTGCTGTGTATTGCaagcagagagaagcaaagcatAGTAATGACAGAtaaagaaagagaacaaTCCCTAAGACTGTGAGCTTGCATTCCTGCCAATCGGTTACTTGAGcctttctcccttttctttttttccctcttttgtCCCATTcatactcttcttcttgtcctctttcTCCCTGTATAAGCTGTCTGTCTCTCTAAAACATCACGCATTCTATACCGGTGGTTAGTTTAAATCGTCCCGTAGTTCGAGTCTCGCGAGTTCTGTTTCGATTGCTAGTATCCCGATTGCGTAATGTGTTCTTTCAGCCTTGGCCAGTACTAACCGCCGTTCATCGCTTGATTCTAATTCGTCGATTTTCTTATCAATTCGGCGAGGGTTCTTCCAtatggaagatggaaaatcATTGATAATGGTTGGTCGCGAATATTCTGGCCCACCCATGGTGCTTGCCTTGATCCATGCAGATTCACATCCACAGGCAATTTGCATGGCGGACTGCCATCCTGTGAGACGAGCAATGTCATGCATTCTCTGGATTACCCATTCTCTCTGCGCAGTTTCTTTATACTAAAAATATGTCAACATACATTGCATGCAAacagaaaggaaagagaacGGGAAACGGTATACTCACTTGTATCCCTGCGACAAAGACACAAAAGGAGCTCTCAATAAGAGCAGCACCAAGATAGGTGTTTATATTTGCATACTCCGAACAATCCGCAGCAAGCCCAAAGGCAATTTGTCCAATCTTTTGGGCAAAGcccgccgtcttctttgccatttgCCCCGCTGCCCTCATGGCCACTGGAGGCATCGATGGGTGGCTTCGATACAGATGGATAAATCCCATGTAATAGTTCATCCAGATGCCGGCAATGGAGTACGTTTTGAAGTAAATGGCGTTGCCAAAAGGCGtttttgttcctttttgATCTCCAAATTCATCATTTATGGGCTGAAATCCGGGCCCAAGACGGCGCTTGAAAATATCAAAGGAGCGGTAAATGCTATTCCACTCCTGCAGAGCGGCTTCGTAGCTGGCTTCGGGGTCAATATCATCTTGGGAATCGCTCTGCGGCGTGTCGTCTCTCGGAGGACTAAAGCCCATCGGCGCTTGTACTTTACCAAAGGTTGGAAACATGCCTGGAAACATGGTTGGGgatccagctccagctccgccACCTTGAGCTTCTATGGCCTTTTGTTTTCGAGATAAATCCTTCGAAACAAAGTCTGAAAGCCGCCCGAGCAACAAGATCAAGTGATCATATGTTCCATACCTAATAATGCGCAAATTATTAGCAGCTGTTTTATGGGAACCGGCGAAACTAAGGGAAAAGACAGGGGTTTAGGGGTCACATACGCTGCAGAATATGTCGAAAAGGGTGCTCTTGGAGGAATCTGTGTCCAGCATTCATATTCCATGCTGTGTTCCAGTTAACATCACATACTCGTCCAATTGATGGAGCGCAGAGAGCTTACAAGAGCTTAGTACCCCCTAACATGCTTTGATATACATCCATTTTGCAGTACCACCAAAAGAGATCGCAAATAATGTCATAtttttcaatttctttaTCGGTTGCTGGAGCACTCCTTTTGTCAGAAGGCTGTCTCTCTCCTTCACCGTAATCTTCAGGGGTTACGACGAGCCCTGTTATAGCGCGTAGAAGGTCGTAATCCAGATTATTTAGTCCACCCTGTGGTGATACTGGCTGCTGATGAGAGCCATAAAATTGGGAGTTTATGTGCCCCAGTTGGTATCCATTGgcttcttgaccttggcGCATACGCTTCACAGGGAAGCATGATCGAGTCATGTCCCCCAAAGACATCTCGCGGAACAAAATCCTGGCACCGAATAGGTGATTGCACCACTTTGTATGATCAGACGACCAAACTTCAAAGTATCCGAGCAAGAGAGTTGCGGCAAGAGTTGCCGGTTGAGTCCTCTTAGACGGCGACTTTACACTATTGGCCACACGGCGAATAGCGCGATGGTAATGCTTCAGTGCTGCTGTCGGAGGGCTGTCTCGAAGCTTGGCAAGCTGAAGGCTCGCCAACGCAAGCATAGCATGAAAGAGGCCCAGATGCTGGAGTGCCAGTGTTGGAATGGCGTCTGTAGAGACTGTCAGCGACAtcctacatgtactttggcCTTTTCAGATCGCATGATTGACTTACAGCTCCACAGACTTTGCCCAGATCCTGCCGCTGTTCTGCTTTTACCTCTCTCCGCTGCACAAGATATGTTTCCTTCAAAAATTGAAATCCCAGGTCCAGTGACATTGATAAAGTGCATAAATACCATGTTTAGGCCACTAGCCCAGTATTCAGCGGAATAGGGAGCCTCCATGTACGCCAACACATCATCATTCTGGGCAAAAGCTGAAAAAATGCTAGCGTCTGCAGCATTCAAAGTCCAACGCTCTGATACCATGTTCTTAATAGGTGGCAGATTTCTTCTAATGTCCGGCATATCGTCATCAGAGTCAGGTATGGAAGCTTCATCATC is part of the Trichoderma atroviride chromosome 1, complete sequence genome and encodes:
- a CDS encoding uncharacterized protein (MEROPS:MER0047611~BUSCO:EOG092D3J6B); the encoded protein is MFMARSEYDRGINTFSPEGRLFQVEYSLEAIKLGSTAIGIATSEGVILGVEKRVTSSLLETSSVEKIVEIDRHIGCAMSGLQADARSMVEHARVECQSHAFNYNESLSVESCTQAICDLALRFGEGADGEETIMSRPFGVALLIAGFDENGPQLFHAEPSGTFYRFDAKAIGSGSEGAQAELQNEYHKSLTIADAETLVLKTLKQVMEEKLDSKNVQLASVTKDKGFRIYTDDEMAAVVDRLPSN
- a CDS encoding uncharacterized protein (EggNog:ENOG41) produces the protein MMEKQPAAAKAPAHEHQGNSSLQNDGDKDEANRKKTGTTRKRTKTGCLTCRRRRIKCDEGRPICNNCIKSRRDCEGYSQRVIFKEPLGSFSSPFSQGIYSSGPSGIAGDPLSTHPGRQPSRGLFPAIAPRPPSLDHHQHGMPLQPTVAPYQHPFHQGTLLQNAPAYNMAPNQYMQVPYDTQFPNPLLVAEANGGPGYFATAPPEALFYSAPDRTATQDAITNFGSLNGDNGLSSYPGAAAPQPLNNQWEPDMLDDEASIPDSDDDMPDIRRNLPPIKNMVSERWTLNAADASIFSAFAQNDDVLAYMEAPYSAEYWASGLNMVFMHFINVTGPGISIFEGNISCAAERGKSRTAAGSGQSLWSYAIPTLALQHLGLFHAMLALASLQLAKLRDSPPTAALKHYHRAIRRVANSVKSPSKRTQPATLAATLLLGYFEVWSSDHTKWCNHLFGARILFREMSLGDMTRSCFPVKRMRQGQEANGYQLGHINSQFYGSHQQPVSPQGGLNNLDYDLLRAITGLVVTPEDYGEGERQPSDKRSAPATDKEIEKYDIICDLFWWYCKMDVYQSMLGGTKLFMEYECWTQIPPRAPFSTYSAAYGTYDHLILLLGRLSDFVSKDLSRKQKAIEAQGGGAGAGSPTMFPGMFPTFGKVQAPMGFSPPRDDTPQSDSQDDIDPEASYEAALQEWNSIYRSFDIFKRRLGPGFQPINDEFGDQKGTKTPFGNAIYFKTYSIAGIWMNYYMGFIHLYRSHPSMPPVAMRAAGQMAKKTAGFAQKIGQIAFGLAADCSEYANINTYLGAALIESSFCVFVAGIQYKETAQREWVIQRMHDIARLTGWQSAMQIACGCESAWIKASTMGGPEYSRPTIINDFPSSIWKNPRRIDKKIDELESSDERRTRETRTTGRFKLTTGIECVMF
- a CDS encoding uncharacterized protein (EggNog:ENOG41) → MMEKQPAAAKAPAHEHQGNSSLQNDGDKDEANRKKTGTTRKRTKTGCLTCRRRRIKCDEGRPICNNCIKSRRDCEGYSQRVIFKEPLGSFSSPFSQGIYSSGPSGIAGDPLSTHPGRQPSRGLFPAIAPRPPSLDHHQHGMPLQPTVAPYQHPFHQGTLLQNAPAYNMAPNQYMQVPYDTQFPNPLLVAEANGGPGYFATAPPEALFYSAPDRTATQDAITNFGSLNGDNGLSSYPGAAAPQPLNNQWEPDMLDDEASIPDSDDDMPDIRRNLPPIKNMVSERWTLNAADASIFSAFAQNDDVLAYMEAPYSAEYWASGLNMVFMHFINVTGPGISIFEGNISCAAERGKSRTAAGSGQSLWSYAIPTLALQHLGLFHAMLALASLQLAKLRDSPPTAALKHYHRAIRRVANSVKSPSKRTQPATLAATLLLGYFEVWSSDHTKWCNHLFGARILFREMSLGDMTRSCFPVKRMRQGQEANGYQLGHINSQFYGSHQQPVSPQGGLNNLDYDLLRAITGLVVTPEDYGEGERQPSDKRSAPATDKEIEKYDIICDLFWWYCKMDVYQSMLGGTKLFMEYECWTQIPPRAPFSTYSAAYGTYDHLILLLGRLSDFVSKDLSRKQKAIEAQGGGAGAGSPTMFPGMFPTFGKVQAPMGFSPPRDDTPQSDSQDDIDPEASYEAALQEWNSIYRSFDIFKRRLGPGFQPINDEFGDQKGTKTPFGNAIYFKTYSIAGIWMNYYMGFIHLYRSHPSMPPVAMRAAGQMAKKTAGFAQKIGQIAFGLAADCSEYANINTYLGAALIESSFCVFVAGIQYKETAQREWVIQRMHDIARLTGWQSAMQIACGCESAWIKASTMGGPEYSRPTIINDFPSSIWKNPRRIDKKIDELESSDERRLVLAKAERTHYAIGILAIETELARLELRDDLN